In one Sphingobacterium daejeonense genomic region, the following are encoded:
- a CDS encoding M14 family zinc carboxypeptidase: protein MKYWIIALLCCGMPFFVNAQWNYPNYEALKKQIQDVAANKLVEKTTVGKSYAAEDIPLLKIQNDKTAKPTLLIVAGIDGKHPAGVINSLNVAKHILALPADQLNQILANKSIWIIPVLNVDAYKRNSTAASLTSGNARTIDNDRDGRIDEDPEADLNNDGVISQMRIKSPAGPYKEHASNPDYLMLAERNKGESGSFELYSEGRDLDQDGKFSEDDKSGVNIDKNFTFDYPFFESENR, encoded by the coding sequence ATGAAATATTGGATTATTGCGCTGCTCTGCTGCGGTATGCCGTTTTTTGTAAATGCTCAATGGAACTACCCCAATTATGAAGCATTGAAGAAACAAATTCAAGATGTAGCTGCTAATAAACTCGTTGAAAAAACTACCGTCGGTAAAAGCTATGCTGCTGAAGATATTCCGCTTCTGAAAATCCAAAACGATAAAACTGCGAAACCAACTTTGTTGATCGTAGCAGGAATTGATGGGAAACACCCGGCTGGAGTTATTAACTCCTTGAATGTTGCAAAACATATCCTTGCATTACCTGCAGATCAATTAAACCAGATCCTAGCAAATAAATCAATCTGGATTATACCTGTTTTAAATGTAGATGCCTATAAAAGAAATTCTACTGCAGCCTCATTGACTTCTGGAAACGCCAGAACAATCGACAATGACCGCGATGGAAGAATCGATGAAGATCCTGAAGCCGACTTAAATAATGATGGTGTGATCTCTCAAATGAGAATAAAATCTCCAGCAGGTCCTTATAAAGAACATGCAAGTAATCCAGATTACTTGATGTTGGCGGAAAGAAATAAAGGCGAATCTGGTTCTTTTGAACTTTATAGCGAAGGTCGTGACTTGGATCAAGACGGTAAATTCTCCGAAGATGACAAGTCTGGAGTTAATATTGATAAAAACTTTACTTTCGATTACCCTTTCTTTGAATCCGAAAACAGGTGA
- a CDS encoding alpha/beta hydrolase encodes MSKTTHLVKVNILNNSESFIGDSLYLTGTFNNWEEQVYVGKIPEKGEHIVFDLGEIKSGDLELKLTRGDWNTLSSTKDGKLEPAFVEKIQKDTEIDLTIEAWRDQFPKSTASKQVNILDDHFFFPELNVYRKVMIYLPKGYSSTDDKFPVIYMHDGQHLFDEAISIDKSGPVEWMVDETLDEADKSSIVIAIDHAKTYELRQQEYLVTAGHGSEKAQGWAYLEDIVKTLKPFVDKNYRTLSDPANTAMVGSSIGGLLTLYAGLKYPSVFGTLASFSPSIWMDEENLYEYATKKLKEKTEERKKQEFYFYIGDKERRFRMMDSSNNMKLDLEKYFAWMEEHFDGKLQLVIENEGKHGAIYWQEAFRKFYDYWQNRK; translated from the coding sequence ATAATTGGGAGGAACAGGTATATGTTGGAAAAATCCCTGAAAAAGGAGAACATATTGTATTCGATCTTGGAGAGATAAAGTCTGGAGACCTGGAGCTTAAACTAACCAGAGGGGATTGGAATACCCTGTCTTCCACAAAAGATGGCAAATTAGAACCAGCCTTTGTGGAAAAAATCCAAAAAGACACTGAAATTGATCTTACAATTGAAGCCTGGCGTGACCAATTCCCAAAATCAACAGCATCAAAACAGGTCAATATATTAGATGATCATTTCTTCTTCCCAGAATTGAATGTATATAGGAAAGTAATGATTTATCTCCCAAAAGGATATTCATCAACTGACGATAAATTTCCAGTAATCTACATGCATGATGGACAGCATTTATTCGATGAGGCAATCTCCATCGATAAATCAGGTCCCGTAGAATGGATGGTGGATGAAACACTCGATGAAGCAGACAAATCATCAATTGTTATTGCTATTGACCACGCCAAAACTTATGAACTTCGTCAACAGGAATATTTGGTCACTGCAGGACATGGTTCTGAAAAAGCGCAAGGCTGGGCATATTTGGAAGATATCGTAAAAACATTAAAACCATTTGTAGACAAAAACTACCGGACATTGTCTGATCCTGCAAATACTGCCATGGTAGGTAGTTCTATTGGCGGGTTATTAACCCTATATGCCGGATTAAAATATCCATCCGTTTTTGGAACATTAGCATCATTCTCACCATCCATATGGATGGATGAAGAAAATCTGTATGAATACGCAACTAAGAAATTGAAGGAAAAAACCGAAGAACGTAAAAAACAAGAATTCTATTTCTATATAGGCGACAAGGAACGTAGATTCAGAATGATGGATTCAAGTAATAATATGAAACTTGATCTAGAAAAATACTTTGCCTGGATGGAGGAACATTTTGACGGAAAATTACAGTTAGTGATTGAAAATGAAGGAAAACACGGTGCCATATATTGGCAGGAGGCATTCAGAAAATTCTACGATTATTGGCAAAATAGAAAATAA